One Methanococcus aeolicus Nankai-3 DNA segment encodes these proteins:
- a CDS encoding DUF5400 domain-containing protein, with protein MNEIITLISLSVIFGSMLSGFATFRMTGMRLMPHFASLILAFVFTVASLFIDNNIIHYMAIALQIITPFTICGTICNILKTQFQNTGIYSAHLGFMGIMLILAIGNLLI; from the coding sequence ATGAATGAAATTATTACGCTAATATCATTATCCGTAATTTTTGGAAGTATGCTTTCAGGATTTGCTACATTTAGAATGACAGGAATGAGGTTAATGCCTCATTTTGCATCCCTTATACTTGCATTTGTATTTACAGTAGCTTCTTTGTTTATCGATAATAATATTATACATTATATGGCAATAGCATTGCAGATAATTACTCCATTCACCATATGTGGAACAATATGCAACATATTAAAAACCCAATTCCAAAACACCGGGATTTATTCGGCTCATTTGGGATTTATGGGAATTATGTTAATTCTTGCCATTGGCAACTTATTAATATAA
- a CDS encoding ABC transporter permease: MNANKKFALCLAGVAVIFIISLLSPYIFKDVNEINFDRKLQASSLEHPFGTDNFGRDLLERTLYGLRISLILAVCIEAISLIIGVSAGLIAGYYGGVVDEIISRTIDTLMAFPNIIFALTLIAVLGQSMATLILALSLLGWIGYARIVRSEVLSLKENEYISLAKAVGGSDFYIMAKHILPNAVMPIIPLATLMIGHSVLSIAGLSFLGLGVQPPTPELGLMLKESMTYMDTAPWLMIYPGLVLSICVLLFNTLGDALRDILDPRKEKVE, translated from the coding sequence ATGAACGCCAATAAAAAGTTTGCTTTATGTTTGGCAGGTGTTGCTGTCATATTTATTATTTCATTGCTCTCTCCATACATATTCAAAGATGTAAATGAAATAAACTTTGATAGAAAACTCCAAGCATCGAGCTTGGAACATCCATTTGGAACAGACAATTTTGGAAGAGATTTATTGGAAAGGACATTGTATGGATTGAGGATTTCACTTATTTTAGCTGTTTGTATTGAGGCAATATCCTTAATCATCGGTGTCTCAGCCGGATTAATAGCAGGCTATTATGGAGGTGTTGTTGATGAGATAATTAGCAGAACCATAGACACACTGATGGCATTTCCAAACATTATTTTTGCATTAACCTTAATTGCAGTGCTTGGACAGAGCATGGCTACGCTGATTTTAGCACTTTCACTGCTTGGATGGATAGGGTATGCAAGGATTGTAAGAAGTGAGGTTTTGTCATTAAAGGAAAATGAATATATTTCATTGGCAAAAGCAGTTGGAGGAAGTGATTTTTACATAATGGCAAAGCACATTCTTCCAAATGCAGTAATGCCCATAATTCCACTAGCCACGCTGATGATAGGACACTCTGTTTTATCCATTGCAGGTTTGAGTTTTCTTGGATTGGGTGTCCAGCCGCCAACACCTGAGCTCGGGCTTATGCTGAAAGAATCAATGACATACATGGATACAGCACCGTGGCTGATGATTTATCCGGGTTTGGTGTTGTCAATTTGCGTTTTATTATTTAATACTCTTGGGGACGCACTAAGGGATATTCTCGACCCAAGAAAAGAAAAAGTAGAGTAA
- a CDS encoding class I SAM-dependent methyltransferase: MSIKEYIKSRWDNHAKKYDNISAHGINSEKDKRAVRSALQEILGDRKKVLDVGCGTGFLSLILAELGHDVIGVDLSEGMLSKAKKKAEENGYDILFKLGDAENLPFDNDSFDAIVERHILWTLPNPEKAINGWTKLLKNGGKLILIESEKKEGNVGNHHYNEEIARELPFSNGIDLEKFKEIANECNLTFKVETLDCEKINLMIVCEKTC, encoded by the coding sequence ATGAGTATTAAGGAATATATCAAATCAAGATGGGACAATCATGCAAAAAAATATGACAACATATCGGCACACGGTATAAACTCGGAGAAAGATAAAAGAGCCGTTAGAAGTGCATTGCAGGAGATACTTGGAGATAGAAAAAAGGTTCTTGATGTCGGATGTGGAACAGGTTTTTTATCATTAATTTTGGCTGAGCTCGGGCATGATGTTATAGGTGTGGATTTATCTGAGGGAATGCTCAGTAAAGCAAAAAAGAAGGCGGAAGAGAATGGATATGATATTTTATTCAAATTAGGGGATGCCGAAAATCTGCCTTTTGATAATGATTCTTTTGATGCTATTGTAGAAAGACATATATTATGGACACTCCCAAATCCAGAAAAAGCCATTAATGGATGGACTAAACTTCTAAAAAATGGAGGTAAATTGATATTAATTGAAAGTGAAAAAAAAGAAGGAAATGTTGGCAACCACCATTATAATGAAGAAATTGCCAGGGAGCTCCCTTTTTCAAACGGCATAGATTTGGAAAAATTCAAAGAGATAGCAAATGAATGCAATTTAACATTTAAAGTAGAAACTCTGGACTGCGAAAAGATAAATTTAATGATTGTTTGCGAAAAAACTTGTTAA
- a CDS encoding ABC transporter permease, producing the protein MKNFILRRLFLAIPMAIAVSLISFSLLYFSPGNPAEIILEQKSPDSSPDENAIKEYEKKLGLDKPFYDLYVIWLSKALTGDFGVSLQNGEPVIDEFMARFPYTVMIMVGATTVYFVLGVVMGILSALNKDGIIDNIVRAYASLKMAIPSFWLALLLIWVFSVKLKIISAFGYNGLDSLILPSFALGLGMAGSLARVLRTCILEVMSSDYILTARAKGLSNKVVVLKHVLKNAFLPVITLMGMKTAYLLGGAVIIESIFGWPGIGSYFIDIINAKDYPAVSGLVFIFGILFVLVNLIVDISYAILDPRVRYDKGV; encoded by the coding sequence ATGAAAAATTTTATATTAAGGAGGTTATTTTTGGCAATACCAATGGCAATAGCTGTTTCATTGATTTCATTTTCATTACTTTACTTTTCCCCGGGGAATCCCGCAGAAATCATATTGGAGCAGAAATCACCAGATTCCAGTCCTGATGAAAATGCAATTAAAGAATATGAGAAAAAACTTGGACTAGATAAGCCTTTTTATGATTTATATGTAATATGGCTTAGCAAAGCATTAACAGGAGATTTTGGAGTTTCCCTTCAAAATGGCGAGCCAGTTATAGATGAGTTTATGGCAAGATTTCCATATACTGTTATGATTATGGTCGGTGCTACTACTGTTTATTTTGTGCTGGGGGTTGTAATGGGTATATTATCTGCACTTAACAAAGATGGCATAATTGATAATATAGTCAGAGCTTATGCATCATTAAAAATGGCTATCCCAAGCTTTTGGTTGGCATTGTTGTTAATATGGGTATTTTCTGTTAAACTTAAAATTATTAGTGCATTTGGATATAATGGGCTTGATAGTTTAATACTACCTTCCTTTGCTCTTGGTCTAGGCATGGCAGGTTCTCTAGCAAGGGTTTTGAGAACATGCATCCTTGAAGTCATGAGTAGTGATTATATTTTAACTGCAAGGGCGAAGGGACTTTCAAATAAGGTTGTTGTATTGAAACATGTATTAAAAAATGCCTTTCTACCAGTTATAACATTAATGGGGATGAAAACAGCCTATTTACTTGGAGGTGCCGTCATAATTGAAAGTATATTTGGATGGCCAGGTATTGGAAGTTATTTTATCGATATAATCAATGCAAAAGATTATCCTGCGGTTTCTGGACTTGTATTTATATTTGGAATTCTATTTGTTCTTGTTAATTTAATCGTGGATATATCTTATGCCATATTAGACCCGAGAGTGAGATACGATAAAGGTGTATAA
- a CDS encoding nitrogenase component 1 encodes MEPLQGCRMIGAIRAFNGILDGYSILHSPPGCHSGVMMLEVLQDNSDWRIAVSGMHQRDLVYGAENKCLLAIKKVYETIKPNFIVAMDCCSSGILGEDLESIVNLAKDEIDKDIIYFSGAGYHSLAYSGYDEALKSLVQFMEQKETIPNSINLIGIKIDDFKAKEDIEEIRRICCNAGVNINSILTCDTFDAIKNAPNAELNVVFGDGIKLAELMKKKFDIPYVVVDYPYGLNGTLEFLNSLNEHVNVDFEFVEEEKKKIIKTVEKVQFYLKGFYGMSSAVVGDYKAFGFAKFLSDEIGFDIDTLGVSKFYNINSKIKEIKDIVENIVIDDRKELEDKIMENNIEILFGSSYEKKMAQNKNIPLIRFSYPVVDEISLNNTPLAGFRGAPTIIERIINEITKA; translated from the coding sequence ATGGAACCTTTGCAGGGTTGTAGAATGATTGGAGCCATTAGGGCATTCAATGGAATACTTGACGGATATTCAATATTACACTCACCACCTGGATGCCATTCTGGTGTGATGATGTTGGAAGTTTTGCAGGATAACAGCGATTGGAGAATTGCAGTTTCTGGAATGCATCAAAGGGATTTGGTTTATGGGGCGGAAAACAAGTGCTTATTGGCAATAAAAAAGGTATATGAGACCATTAAACCAAATTTTATTGTTGCTATGGATTGCTGTTCATCAGGTATTTTAGGAGAAGATTTAGAGAGTATTGTTAATTTAGCAAAGGATGAAATTGATAAAGATATAATCTATTTTAGCGGAGCAGGATATCACAGTTTGGCATATTCAGGTTATGATGAAGCATTAAAATCATTAGTTCAATTTATGGAGCAAAAAGAAACCATTCCAAACTCAATAAATTTGATTGGTATAAAAATCGATGATTTTAAGGCTAAGGAAGATATTGAAGAAATAAGGAGGATTTGCTGTAATGCAGGAGTTAATATAAATTCTATTTTAACCTGCGATACTTTTGATGCCATAAAGAATGCTCCAAATGCTGAATTAAATGTCGTCTTTGGAGATGGAATTAAATTGGCAGAATTAATGAAAAAGAAATTTGACATCCCATATGTTGTTGTTGATTATCCATATGGCTTAAATGGGACCTTGGAATTTTTAAACTCGCTAAATGAGCATGTTAATGTTGATTTTGAGTTTGTTGAAGAGGAAAAGAAGAAGATAATCAAAACTGTTGAAAAGGTTCAGTTCTATTTAAAAGGATTCTACGGCATGAGCTCCGCAGTAGTTGGAGATTATAAGGCATTTGGATTTGCCAAATTTTTGTCTGATGAGATAGGGTTTGACATTGATACCTTGGGCGTTTCAAAATTTTACAATATCAACAGCAAAATAAAGGAAATTAAGGATATCGTGGAAAATATTGTTATAGACGACAGAAAGGAGCTGGAAGATAAAATTATGGAAAATAACATTGAGATACTGTTTGGTTCCAGTTATGAAAAGAAAATGGCACAAAATAAAAACATACCATTAATAAGGTTCTCCTATCCAGTAGTTGATGAAATATCTTTAAATAATACTCCACTTGCTGGATTTAGGGGAGCTCCTACAATTATTGAAAGAATTATAAATGAAATTACAAAGGCATAA
- the pheA gene encoding prephenate dehydratase, translating into MIYCLGPKGSYTEEAAEIFSKIIKDKNIEYCNSIYEVFERVEQGNNNCYGVVPSENSIEGSVSLTMDLLLEFPVKILGEVDININHCLIGYSKDKIKKILAHPQALAQCRKYIKKHDWETESVLSNSMAVKKVYDMKNEELGAIASKKAGKLYNLNILDTNIQDYPNNTTRFILIGKDCEDSNDISFTNNDTTKKSTIIIELIGNKPGALYNILKEFNKKNINLTRIESRPSKTKLGSYIFYIDYETPENEKELINSLKNYVSNIKYLGSSNIFSKFL; encoded by the coding sequence ATGATTTATTGCTTGGGACCAAAAGGAAGCTATACAGAAGAGGCAGCAGAAATATTTTCAAAAATAATAAAAGATAAAAATATTGAATATTGCAACTCGATATATGAAGTATTTGAACGAGTAGAACAGGGAAATAATAATTGTTATGGGGTAGTTCCTTCTGAAAACTCCATAGAAGGTTCTGTATCTCTTACAATGGATTTACTTTTAGAATTTCCTGTAAAAATATTGGGGGAAGTAGATATAAATATAAATCACTGTTTAATTGGATACAGTAAAGATAAAATTAAAAAAATATTGGCTCATCCACAGGCATTGGCCCAATGTAGAAAATATATAAAAAAACACGATTGGGAAACAGAATCAGTTTTAAGCAATAGTATGGCGGTTAAAAAAGTATATGATATGAAAAACGAAGAATTAGGGGCAATAGCATCAAAAAAAGCTGGAAAATTATATAATTTAAATATTCTTGATACAAATATACAGGATTATCCAAACAACACCACACGATTTATATTAATTGGAAAGGACTGTGAAGATTCAAATGATATATCATTTACTAATAACGACACTACAAAAAAATCTACAATAATAATTGAATTAATCGGGAATAAACCCGGAGCCCTATACAATATATTAAAAGAATTCAATAAAAAAAATATCAATTTAACGAGAATAGAATCCCGACCATCTAAAACAAAATTGGGTAGTTATATATTTTATATTGACTATGAAACACCAGAAAATGAAAAAGAATTAATTAATTCATTGAAAAATTATGTTTCCAATATAAAATATTTGGGGAGCTCCAATATCTTTTCAAAATTTTTATAG
- a CDS encoding sulfurtransferase TusA family protein: MIRKISVKCLRSPSILVDAVLSKMKDGILIVETDGENQIKDIENSIKKLGYKIEKEGNTIKILVGEIVANKTISVVGATCPGPIMMVSDILEKMETGELLEINAGKPALVDLTEGLKSMGHVVVSVEEQTDGTYKILIKKGEKKEEGATSVNIDEIFIINTTGTGNAEKAYSTFMMADVALKMKLKPTIFLMLDGASMGQKGECDKVKHPAFPKLSELVKNALNNGIKIYVCELSAEFRGISAKNLEDGFEIAGAPTFFNYLSKPTVRPVWL; encoded by the coding sequence ATGATAAGAAAAATATCTGTAAAATGTTTAAGAAGTCCATCTATATTGGTAGATGCTGTTTTAAGTAAAATGAAAGACGGAATATTGATTGTTGAGACAGATGGCGAAAATCAAATAAAAGATATTGAAAATTCAATAAAAAAATTAGGCTATAAAATAGAAAAAGAAGGAAATACAATAAAGATACTCGTGGGTGAAATTGTGGCAAATAAAACAATAAGCGTAGTTGGAGCAACATGCCCAGGACCTATAATGATGGTTTCCGATATCCTTGAAAAAATGGAAACAGGGGAGCTCCTTGAAATCAACGCTGGAAAACCTGCTTTGGTAGATTTGACCGAAGGATTAAAAAGTATGGGACATGTCGTTGTATCTGTTGAGGAACAAACTGATGGAACATACAAAATATTAATAAAAAAGGGAGAAAAGAAAGAGGAAGGAGCTACCTCCGTTAATATTGACGAGATATTTATAATAAATACCACTGGAACAGGAAATGCCGAAAAAGCATATTCTACCTTTATGATGGCAGATGTGGCTTTAAAAATGAAGTTAAAACCCACAATATTTTTAATGCTTGATGGTGCAAGTATGGGGCAAAAAGGAGAATGCGATAAAGTTAAACATCCAGCTTTCCCAAAATTAAGCGAATTAGTTAAAAATGCATTAAATAATGGAATTAAAATATATGTCTGTGAATTAAGTGCAGAATTTAGGGGTATAAGTGCGAAAAATTTGGAAGATGGATTTGAAATTGCAGGAGCTCCGACATTCTTTAACTATTTATCAAAACCAACCGTTAGACCAGTATGGTTATAA
- a CDS encoding MJ0307 family thioredoxin: MVKIEVFTSPQCPHCPAAKRAVEEVLAEIKGDFEVEHVNVMEEPKRAADYGIMAVPTIVIDGEVAFMGAPQKEQLKEKLLSL; the protein is encoded by the coding sequence ATGGTAAAAATAGAAGTATTCACATCACCACAGTGCCCACACTGTCCGGCAGCTAAAAGAGCAGTTGAGGAAGTTTTAGCAGAAATTAAGGGAGATTTTGAAGTAGAGCATGTAAATGTTATGGAAGAACCAAAAAGAGCCGCAGATTATGGAATTATGGCAGTGCCCACTATTGTAATAGATGGTGAAGTGGCATTTATGGGAGCTCCACAAAAAGAACAGTTAAAAGAAAAATTATTGAGTTTATAA
- a CDS encoding nucleoside recognition domain-containing protein, with product MDILSYLTQIIILSSVGIIIAGIIEETNLLSIIKKITKPLCLISNLPEECVVALLGNFINPTVGKSMLAKFYKDNKINNKETIATAIISPLPIILGESIFRVQLPLAIVFLGYKLGIIYVLFNMFSGFLMASIGIIYSNIFFERKPININTNNNEKIIFNREVITKGVMKSVELLKKVIPMIVIFTLLIYCLMTFGLTDIVKEIFTPLFGILNLPGEAVMVLVANFAHFSAGYATVDILIKNGALNEKQALLTLLIGNIIGISMIYLKHSIGTYVALFGRFGLKLAMINYTISIIVKILLIMLVMLLL from the coding sequence TTGGATATATTATCTTATTTAACCCAAATAATTATTTTATCATCGGTTGGGATTATTATTGCAGGAATCATTGAGGAAACGAATCTGTTATCCATAATTAAGAAAATAACAAAACCATTATGTTTAATCTCAAATTTACCTGAGGAGTGTGTAGTAGCATTGTTGGGGAATTTTATAAATCCAACAGTTGGAAAATCGATGCTTGCCAAATTCTATAAAGATAATAAAATAAACAATAAAGAGACAATAGCCACCGCAATAATAAGCCCATTGCCGATAATTTTGGGAGAAAGTATATTTAGGGTGCAACTACCACTTGCCATTGTCTTTCTCGGATATAAATTAGGAATAATATATGTTCTTTTTAATATGTTTTCTGGATTTTTAATGGCTTCAATTGGAATTATATATTCAAATATCTTTTTTGAAAGGAAACCAATAAACATCAATACCAACAACAATGAAAAAATTATATTCAATAGGGAAGTTATTACGAAAGGTGTTATGAAATCTGTAGAGCTCCTAAAAAAAGTAATTCCTATGATTGTAATATTTACATTACTAATATATTGCCTAATGACTTTTGGTTTAACGGATATTGTAAAAGAGATATTTACGCCATTATTTGGCATACTAAATTTACCGGGAGAAGCAGTAATGGTTTTAGTTGCAAATTTTGCCCATTTCTCCGCAGGATATGCTACTGTAGATATTTTGATAAAAAATGGAGCCCTAAACGAAAAACAGGCATTACTAACGCTGTTAATTGGAAATATAATTGGAATATCTATGATATATTTGAAGCACTCCATCGGGACCTATGTTGCATTATTTGGTAGATTTGGTCTAAAATTAGCTATGATTAATTATACTATATCAATTATTGTAAAAATTTTACTAATAATGCTTGTAATGTTATTACTTTAA
- the nifH gene encoding nitrogenase iron protein, whose product MKQIAFYGKGGIGKSTTVCNIAAALADEGKKVMVIGCDPKHDCTSNLRGGEEIPTILDTLREKGMEKLSLEDAIEGKKIEMDEIIHKGYNGIYCIEAGGPKPGYGCAGRGVIVAIDLLKKMDIYEELGVDIVLYDVLGDVVCGGFAMPLRMGLAKQIYVVTSSDYMAMYAANNICRGMKEFAKKGGSRLGGLIYNVRGSLDAYDLVEEMANKIGTEITGKIPNSMLIAEGEIEGKTVIEYAPDSEISSIYRELARKIYENDMGAIPNPLENEEIMQIGQAVKERIKKMKN is encoded by the coding sequence GTGAAACAAATAGCATTTTATGGAAAAGGAGGAATTGGTAAATCTACAACAGTATGCAATATAGCGGCGGCACTTGCAGATGAGGGAAAAAAGGTAATGGTAATCGGGTGCGACCCAAAACACGACTGCACTTCAAATTTAAGGGGAGGGGAAGAGATTCCTACAATATTGGACACGCTGAGAGAAAAAGGAATGGAAAAACTCAGTTTAGAGGATGCAATAGAGGGAAAAAAGATTGAAATGGATGAAATCATCCATAAAGGGTATAATGGCATATACTGCATTGAGGCAGGAGGACCAAAGCCAGGATACGGATGTGCTGGAAGGGGTGTCATTGTAGCAATAGATTTGTTAAAGAAAATGGATATATATGAGGAATTAGGCGTGGATATAGTTCTTTATGATGTTCTTGGAGATGTTGTTTGTGGAGGATTTGCCATGCCTTTAAGAATGGGATTGGCTAAGCAAATTTATGTTGTAACTTCCTCCGACTACATGGCAATGTATGCGGCAAATAATATATGCAGAGGCATGAAGGAATTTGCTAAAAAAGGAGGAAGTAGGCTGGGAGGATTAATTTACAATGTTAGGGGCTCATTAGATGCTTATGATTTAGTTGAAGAAATGGCCAATAAAATAGGAACTGAGATTACAGGCAAAATTCCAAATTCCATGCTTATTGCTGAGGGTGAGATTGAAGGAAAAACTGTAATTGAATATGCTCCTGACAGTGAAATTTCATCTATTTATAGAGAGCTCGCCAGGAAGATTTATGAAAATGATATGGGCGCAATCCCAAATCCCCTGGAAAATGAAGAAATAATGCAAATTGGGCAGGCAGTCAAGGAAAGAATTAAAAAAATGAAGAACTAA
- a CDS encoding DUF169 domain-containing protein: MELMELGKKFQEMVGLEYPAVAVKLVKSKEELPENIPELEESTRHCEMIQIARMEGKKFYAPVEKHSCKGGAFAIGVLHDAPEPLKTGKLYHKLGNFETEEGAVKTVGAIPKVEEPQYAGVYAPLNEANFTPDSIVVITTPKKGLRLVQALLYVGGGRFQADFAGIQSLCADAVAAVKIRGVSNATLGCNGSRKYAEIKDDQMVFAFPPSDLEHIIKALEHFKEIWG; encoded by the coding sequence ATGGAATTAATGGAATTAGGTAAAAAATTTCAAGAAATGGTAGGATTAGAATATCCCGCAGTTGCTGTAAAATTGGTAAAATCAAAAGAGGAGCTCCCTGAAAATATACCAGAATTGGAGGAATCAACAAGACATTGCGAAATGATTCAAATTGCAAGAATGGAGGGAAAAAAATTTTATGCACCAGTCGAAAAACATTCCTGTAAAGGTGGAGCTTTTGCTATTGGGGTTCTCCATGATGCACCAGAACCATTAAAAACAGGTAAATTATACCACAAATTAGGAAACTTCGAAACAGAGGAAGGGGCTGTAAAAACAGTTGGAGCAATTCCAAAAGTGGAGGAGCCACAATATGCTGGTGTTTATGCACCATTAAATGAAGCTAATTTCACACCTGATTCAATTGTAGTAATTACAACACCTAAAAAAGGATTAAGATTAGTTCAAGCATTATTATATGTCGGAGGCGGTAGATTCCAGGCAGATTTTGCAGGTATTCAGTCTTTATGTGCTGATGCAGTAGCCGCAGTTAAAATAAGGGGAGTATCAAATGCTACACTTGGCTGTAATGGTTCAAGAAAATACGCAGAAATTAAGGATGATCAAATGGTATTCGCATTCCCTCCATCAGACTTAGAGCATATAATAAAAGCATTAGAGCACTTTAAAGAAATTTGGGGATAA
- a CDS encoding nitrogenase component 1, whose amino-acid sequence MQYKEQKIRICSNLPLHRQSGVPGKVCGALRIANQIKGCVPILHSPVGCAFQRKINTFAPYEITYNLPCTNLTEVDTVYGGHEKLVEKVLEVNKKYHPELILIISTCAPDLIGEDYDITLDEVRDMIDAKIIYDTGNAKRAPVGMQSALYSLATQVMEEQDKIEKSLNICKLSYHRTDSVDEFVDILEEMGAHVNGVYFNNNTIEDIKNIPRAELNLVDFPADWVLYAEKKFGTKYLMPPRLKIEDSLTTLNGFAKYLYAIAGALDLDTDVIEKRKKEADEKLEKYRKKLKGKKIASGFSVHGGAMQTLIEDVGMECPVLILKTRRMNLMMKDDAVKHISNSMTRFIENHQGYAPEVLINPTTEEEIKAMKEHGIELCVGGMENNMFEYLRNGIKLFDMRRMMQISKMGFNNSVNIARETYKIVSKEPKSHLLLGNIEYSMRNPSLSNYWADIVDIFQTCWHCDCKD is encoded by the coding sequence ATGCAGTATAAAGAACAGAAAATAAGAATTTGCTCAAACCTTCCACTGCATAGGCAAAGCGGTGTTCCTGGGAAGGTTTGTGGAGCTTTAAGGATTGCAAACCAAATAAAAGGATGTGTCCCAATACTCCATTCACCAGTAGGTTGTGCATTCCAAAGGAAGATAAACACATTTGCACCTTATGAGATAACCTACAATTTACCTTGCACAAATTTAACAGAGGTTGATACAGTTTATGGCGGTCATGAGAAATTGGTAGAAAAGGTTTTGGAGGTTAATAAAAAATACCATCCTGAGCTCATATTAATTATATCAACATGTGCCCCAGATTTGATTGGGGAGGATTACGATATTACATTGGATGAAGTCAGGGATATGATTGATGCAAAGATTATATACGACACAGGGAATGCAAAGAGAGCTCCCGTTGGCATGCAAAGTGCATTATATTCATTAGCCACTCAGGTAATGGAGGAACAGGATAAAATTGAAAAGAGTTTAAATATTTGCAAACTTTCATACCATAGAACAGATTCAGTTGATGAATTTGTAGATATTTTGGAAGAGATGGGAGCTCATGTTAATGGAGTTTATTTCAACAACAACACCATTGAAGATATAAAAAACATTCCAAGGGCTGAGCTCAATTTGGTAGATTTTCCAGCAGATTGGGTATTATATGCCGAGAAGAAATTTGGGACAAAATATCTTATGCCGCCACGACTAAAAATAGAGGACTCACTAACGACATTAAATGGGTTTGCCAAATATTTGTATGCTATTGCCGGAGCTCTGGACTTGGATACTGATGTAATTGAAAAAAGAAAAAAAGAAGCAGATGAAAAACTTGAAAAATATAGGAAAAAATTAAAAGGTAAAAAAATAGCAAGTGGATTTTCAGTTCATGGAGGGGCAATGCAAACATTGATTGAAGACGTAGGAATGGAATGCCCTGTTTTAATATTAAAAACTAGAAGAATGAATTTAATGATGAAAGATGATGCTGTTAAACACATATCCAATTCAATGACAAGATTTATTGAAAATCATCAAGGATATGCTCCAGAAGTATTGATAAATCCAACTACTGAGGAAGAAATAAAGGCTATGAAGGAACATGGTATTGAATTGTGCGTAGGCGGAATGGAAAATAACATGTTTGAATATTTAAGAAACGGCATAAAATTATTCGATATGAGGCGGATGATGCAAATATCAAAAATGGGCTTCAACAATTCTGTAAATATAGCAAGGGAAACCTATAAAATTGTCTCCAAAGAACCAAAATCACACTTGTTATTGGGAAATATAGAGTATTCAATGAGAAATCCAAGTTTATCAAACTATTGGGCAGATATTGTTGATATATTCCAAACATGCTGGCATTGTGATTGTAAGGACTAA